The sequence below is a genomic window from Nicotiana tomentosiformis chromosome 6, ASM39032v3, whole genome shotgun sequence.
GAGGCTTCATTATTTGAGTACAACAACCCTTTTCCAGGTGCATCTTTCAGATATCTCAAGATTCGATAGACCGCTCTTATGTGTTCTTCATTTGGAGCACGCATAAATTTCCTTACCATGCTCACAACATATGCAATATATGGCCGTTGATAGCGACCTATATCTACCAGACTTTGGTCAAAATAAATTTCAAGCAAATGGTGCATCTCCATTGGTGTGTTTCAATTAGTTTGCAGGTTAACATCCCAGTTTCAGTCAGCAAATCCAGCACATACTTTCGTTGGCATAGAGAAATTCCCAGATTTGATCGTGACACTTCAATACCGAGAAAATATTGTAGTTGTCCGAGGTCTTTCATTTCAAACATGGTGGCCAAATACTTCTGTAGCTTCTCTATTTCTTCAGTGTCATTACCAGTCAAGACCATATCATCTGCATACACTATCAATGTTGTGATCTTTCCTCATTTGGTTTTAATAAATAAAGTATGGTGAGAGTTACGTTGCCTGTAACCAACCAACTTCATTGATGATGTATCTCCCAAACCAGGATGTAGGTGATTGTTTAAGCCTATACAATGATCTCTTCAATTTACATACATTACCTTTAGGTACATATCTATAGTTAACATCAGGTGGCTTCTCcatatatatttattcctccatgTCTCCATTCAGGAAAGCGTTCTTTACGTCAAACTGTCGTAATGGCCAATTTCGATTTGATGCAACTGATATGAGGATCCAAACAATATTAAGCTTAGCTACTGGTGATAAACGTTTCTTGATCATCAACTCCATACTTTTGTGTGTAACCTTTTTCTACTAGCCTTGCTTTATACCTATCGATACTTCCATCGGCTTTAAGTTTTATGGTGTATACCCATTTGCATCCAACTGGTTTCTTTCCTTCAGGCAACGGCACTAGCTTCCAAGTTGAGTACTTTTTAAGAGCCTCCACTTCTTCATTCATTGCTTTAGTCCACCTTGGATCTGCTAATGCTTCCTGCACAATATTAGGAATAGACACTTGGGACAATTGATCAACATTTAGGGCACATAAATCCATTGATTTAGGAGTAGAGGTATAATTATTGATAAGATATTGGGCTTTTACTTTAAGACTGGGTTCATATTGTTTCTTTGTGATAAACGAGAGGGTAAAGGATCATCCGATTGGGATTCAGTAGTTACCTGAGGTTCAACATTTGCTTGATTTTTCTGAAAAGGAGGCTCCTCGGTTGATGGTGTTAACATAAGCTCTTCTGATGGAACTTCATCATTATCATTCACAAATAAGTTAGGCATACTTGGGGTCTGCAAACTTGGAGTCTCTAAATCAGGCTGATTAATTTGGGTTGATGTTTACTTAATTCTTCTCCAATGACCTCTAATTCTTAAAATATAATCTCACGTTTTGAAGTTCCATTATTTCTGCCATGTATCTCAATCTCATCACTCG
It includes:
- the LOC108948380 gene encoding uncharacterized mitochondrial protein AtMg00820-like; protein product: MPNLFVNDNDEVPSEELMLTPSTEEPPFQKNQANVEPQEALADPRWTKAMNEEVEALKKYSTWKLVPLPEGKKPVGCKWVYTIKLKADGSIDRYKARLVEKGYTQKYGVDDQETFITSS